In Leptolyngbya sp. O-77, the genomic window AGCAAATCCCTACCTGCTGCCCGCCGCCCTGATCGCCGCCGGACTCGACGGCATCGCCCAAAAGCGCGACCCCGGCCCCCGCTACGACAACAACAGCTACACCGAGCCGCTGCCCCCTGGCACTGTGCCCCAACTGCCGCTGTATCTGCTAGAAGCCTTGCGCCGATTTGAAGCCAGCCCCGTGCTGCCCCAGGCGCTAGGCTCCGCCTTTACCCAGGCGTATCTCAAGCTCCAGCGACAAGCCTGGAACGAATACAGCGCCCACATTTCCACCTGGGAACGAGAGACGACGCTGGACTGCTAGGCTAGGGGTTGGGGAATGGGGGTTGGGGGTTAGGGGTTGGGGGCTAGGGAGGAAGAACTGTCTATCGACTGGTTAATCTGTCCCGGCGGCCTGCCCAGTAACGCAAACTGTAGCAGCGTTAAAGACTTTCAGGAACTCCTGCTTTCCTAACCCCTAACCCCCAACCCCTAACCCCTAATGTTTCTCCGATCGCTGCATCTGCGCCAGTTTCGCAACTACCGGGATCAGGCGGTAAGTTTTGCTGCGCCGAAGACGATTTTGGTGGGTGACAATGCTCAGGGCAAGTCGAACCTGCTGGAGGCGGTGGAACTGCTGGCCACGCTGCGATCGCACCGCAGTAGCCGCGATCGCGATCTGGTGCAGCAGGGAGCCGAAGAAGGCAGCATTGCCGCACGGCTGGATCGAGACAGCGGCTCTGTGGATTTGGGGTTGGTGTTGCGGAGCAGCGGGCGACGCACCGTGTCGCTAAACGGGCAAACCCTAAAGCGTCAGGTAGACTTTCTGGGCACGATGAGCGCCGTGGAATTTTCCAGCCTGGATCTGGAACTGGTGCGCGGCGGGCCGGGGCATCGCCGCCAGTGGATTGACACGCTGCTGACCCAACTCGAACCCGTCTACGCGCACCTGTTGCAGCAATACAATCTGGCGCTGCGCCAGCGCAATGCCCTGCTGAAGCAGTCCGCCAGCCGCGCTGAATCCGCCGTGCCGCTGGATCAGGCGCAGCTTGCGGTGTGGGACGCGCAACTGGCAGCGCTGGGAACGCGGGTCATCCGCCGTCGGGCCCGGGCGATCGCCCGCATTGCGCCCCTGGCGGAATTCTGGCATCGAGACATTAGCGGCAGCCGCGAAACGCTGGAAATTCACTATGCGCCTAGCGTACCGATAGAAAAAGACGACCCGGCGCAGATTCAACAGGCGTTTTTGGACAAGATTCAGCAGCGGGCGATCGCCGAACAGGTGCAGCACACCAGCCTCGTCGGCCCCCACCGCGATGAGGTCGAGTTCACCATTAACGACACGCCTGCGCGTCAATAT contains:
- the recF gene encoding DNA replication/repair protein RecF (All proteins in this family for which functions are known are DNA-binding proteins that assist the filamentation of RecA onto DNA for the initiation of recombination or recombinational repair.) → MFLRSLHLRQFRNYRDQAVSFAAPKTILVGDNAQGKSNLLEAVELLATLRSHRSSRDRDLVQQGAEEGSIAARLDRDSGSVDLGLVLRSSGRRTVSLNGQTLKRQVDFLGTMSAVEFSSLDLELVRGGPGHRRQWIDTLLTQLEPVYAHLLQQYNLALRQRNALLKQSASRAESAVPLDQAQLAVWDAQLAALGTRVIRRRARAIARIAPLAEFWHRDISGSRETLEIHYAPSVPIEKDDPAQIQQAFLDKIQQRAIAEQVQHTSLVGPHRDEVEFTINDTPARQYGSQGQQRTLVLALKLAELKLIESVVGEPPLLLLDDVLAELDPKRQHKLLDTIQDRFQTLITTTHLDSFDSQWLRSSQVLTVVAGQIRG